The Spinacia oleracea cultivar Varoflay chromosome 2, BTI_SOV_V1, whole genome shotgun sequence DNA segment TCTTAACCTCTTAGACCTGTTTATTCAGTTTCACCAATTTTCCAAGTGAGTGGAAGAGTTTTTCATGACTTTAGAAGTCCACCTTTACTTTACATTCTAACAAAAGGAACCTTCAACATCTTATTCAACTCCAAAACCTATCTGCCTGTAAATCTCTTTTGTGCATATGGAGAACACCTTGAAAAAGACAAATTCCCAAAGATAGGTCTAAAAGAAAGGAAGGCAATTGACTACAGATAGGACAATGGGATAACACAATAATGATTGGCGGGCAATTAGCATACATTATGGAAAAAGGCTTATAGAAAAACAAATTTTAAGAGGACATGCTAACGCTCACACCAACCCCCTCTTCCTCCCAAGAAGAATGAGGATGAAAATACAGCTCCAGCAACATTTAAATGCCAATATAAGAATATTATAGATACTTACCGTTGCTAGAACATTTAAATGCCACTGTGAGAATAACTGGTAAACATACTTACCATCGTTAGACTTAGAAAGCAAGAAACAAAGCATCAAATGAATATGTTAACACAAGGTTGGGTGGGCAAGATTGGGTGGGCAAGGAAGATGACTCTACACCAACCccaagattaaaaaaaaaaaaaaggcaattGTTTCTGAAAGCATGCAGCAGATTCCAATACAGCAGAACAAATGAGAACTTCCATTCTTACCCTGAACTACTACGTCCTGAGGAATAGCTGCTCCCATAAACACCATAATTACTCCCACCGCCGGTGTGCTGCAAGCCCAAACCAAAAATGATGAGCAGGCGAGGGTAAATTATTGTATTTCAGAGTGACAGGCCAAATAGCGCAAGATAGTGCACATcaattgaaaaatgaaaaatatgacTGGTCCAAATCTTAGGGATAAAAATGTGTCAAACTGAAAAAATCAGAGGATTTTAGACCCATCAGAGCCAGGTGGGACTTGGGAGCAGTAACAAAAAGTACCTGTACACCAGCATAGCTACCATAGTGATCAACCGAAGGCAAATCATTCGAGCCACCATATCCACCCGAGTAAGAGAGCCCACGGCCATGTCTTTTACTATCCCTACTTTCATATGGCATGGTATCATGATCATCAGGCGAAAGAGGGACATATGGAAGAACAGGAAGCATCACTTGCCCCTCCTTTTCGAAAAGGTTAGCTCTTAATCTTGATGCAATATGTATGAGAGCAGTTTCAGCAACATCCAGGTCACCAGAGATCTGACAGATCAAACAGAATTTTATTCTCAACATCGACCAACCAATTGAAGGAAGTGTTACAAATCTTATTAAAAGACAGCAAAATCTACAGTTTATGCCATCCAATTCTTTACCTGCACCATTTCTTCATCATCAGCTGCAACCTTTGGAAGATCCTCCTTTGAAAGAATGCGGATATTGGCCTTTGTAATGTTCCTCATCTCAGTGATGATAGCACCTCCTCTACCAATTAAGCAGCCAATACGTGATGTTGGCACAAGGAGACGGGTTGTAAAAGCAATAATTCCAGAGTCCCTCTCAATCTTCTCACTACATCTGGGTTGCAAGCGCCTTGCTGCTTCAATTGTTGGAGAGACTTGATCTTCAAAATACTGTTCAGTAACCATGACAGAATCAAACTGATGCCAGAAAAAGCATCCCCATGTAACAGCATACACAAATAACAATCCCTTACCTCCTTTGATGATATTGTTATCAGGCAGTCATCACCTTCAGCAGATGAACTGTCAACTTTGATACCTGCTCTAGTCTCTTGCCGAATTTGATTAATGATAGCACCCCCTTTTCCAATCACACCTCCAATATTACCAGTAGGACAGACAAAGCGAATAGAAAAATCCTTCATGGATGAATCTTCCCTCGATGAAGGGTAACCAGAACGTGGCCAATCTCCCCTCTCAGCTTTGTATCCTCCATAAGAACCAACAATGGGTGCAAAAATAGGAGCACCACCAGGTGCCCCCATGAGTGAACCTGCTGATGGATACAGACTAGGAGGTAAAGCAGAGGTTAGCATGTGTTGAGATCGTGAAGGGTTATCATGAAGACGGGAAGCAATCTGGAACAGGGCTTTCTTCACAACTGAAGCTTCTCCAGATATCTACAGCCGTGAGAGTATTTTAAATGAGTACATTAGGTTAAAAATATTACAGAGCCTTAATGCTTCAGTACATCTGACCAAGCCTATCATCATATGTGGACAGAACACAAAATAAGAATAAAGGGACAAAAGAAAACAACAATCATCTACAATAACGCTAAACACACTATTTTACTAGCCAACAACACACATTTGAACCACATATATAATCTAAATAGGATGATTTAGACAAAAACAACTCTGCTACAGCAGTAAGTCAAAAATTGTCTCCAATACCTGCAAAAGTTCATCCGTGCTCAATGCACATGCTGGCAAATGATCATCCTTAAGGATTCGAATTTGAGCACCAGTATCACTGCGGATGGTTTGAACTATCTGCCCCCCTTTCCCAATAATACATCCAATCTGATCGGAAGGAACAAGCAGGCGAGCAGTAACAAGTTGATTACCTTCAGGCTCATCATCAGCAACTGAATCCTCAGCAATCACTCTCTCATGCACCCTAAAGAGTGCATCCTGGCTTGGACACACCTGAGAATCCATTTCATCAAAGGGATTGGTTTCATCACTGGCACTATAAATCGTCACGACTCGCTCATCAGATCCTGGCACAGTCTCACCAATTCTGATCTTTGATTTTGTGTCCACCCTTAATTGTTTGACAATCTCCCCTCCCCTGCCAATGATGCTCCCAATCTTTGTTGCAGGGCACAAGTAGCGGTATACAGTATCATCTGttccaattgaaaaagtatctTCACCAgaacttcttcttttattcctACCATTCTCAGAACGATCCAGGGAATGAGCTCGCTTACCGTGATTATTTCTCTGGCCAGCCATTAGGTAAAACAACTTTCTTCCTAAAAGTGAAATAGATTTAGACTGTTAGTTTATAAAGGAGAAAtcaaattttattcaaaaaagTTCAACTCTACTACCCACACCAATTGTCGGGTAAGCTTCATAATAAAGGAGAAAtcaaattttattcaaaaaagTTACAACTCTACTACCCACACCAATTGTCGGGTAAGCTTCATAGCATGGTACTGTGGCACTACCCAAAAAAGGTAAAATATCTTGGTCCGACTCCATTTATATGAAGGGGAAAAAACATGTGCAATAAAAGCAAATGTTACACATCCCATCAGTCTATCCAATCTATTGAAAGCATTAACAGACACAGCTCACGGTTCAAGCTAAACAATACTCCGTACTACAAAAGAgtaagtaataaaaaaaaacatctgATTAAAAGTAAGGGGATTAAAATAAAAACCAAAAAGGAAACAATAATCTCATGCTGCTTACTATCTTTTTCCTTGTCTCCTCACTTAATCGGGATGAGATCATATATCGCACTTTATGTTGCACTTCTGTTTTTATTTTGGACACATCATAAATTAAAGTATATCAGTTCACGTTAATAATGGTGATTGCAGATGTGGCAAAAGTAAGACATGCTAAAACAGAAGATGGGCGGCACAATAGTATAGCACTCCAATATAGTATCATAGTAGTATCGCCACTCAACTCTTCCCTCAACCACTCCTAATTAAGATTACTGACACCAAACTTCACTAACCATGAGCTTGATTAGCATTGGACTTGGTTCGGGTATTTTATTTCAGTCTTGCTACGATTATCATTTTATTTTCCATACCTAAATTTAGATTATCAAAAGCTTCGGAAAACTCTCCAACGTACTTGACCCAAACCGCACAACTGAACAGGCAAAATACGAACGTTTTCATGCCGCTGACCAATCAATTGACCAAAATGTAATTTTTAAAGACCTCAAAAGCATTTATACGTCATATCGTAGAAATCTTTGAAAAAACCCTAACCTTGAATGTCTTCGCTACAACTATAATGGAAAATTGGAAACCCTACCCCAATATTCTCCAAAATTTGCAAATTAAGACCGCAAATTCTGAACAACAACTCCGATATTCTACAAAATCAATCCATATACCCTAATCAATGACAAGATTCGTCAAATTCTAAGGTAAAAAAGCAGGGAAACCCCAAATTCAGaacaaatcaattaaaaaaactACCCTAAACATGGAGATATTAGAATTAGAAATAGATTAATCGTTGAacagaagaaaaagagaaaggataaTTAACCTTGGATAAAGCGTAGAGATCCCcggcgaggagagagaaaatagatgATTATAGAGAGAGAATGAAGTATTGTTACGCACTCGTGTATTTAGTTTCAACACTCGACCCCAAAACCAAACCCTAATAACCGGTTCCTTTAAAAATTAGACTTCGACCAGGAGTAGGATTTTCTAGTATCATCTCCAGGACTTCAATCCGGAGGTTGGCTAAAGCCCCGTTTATCTGATCGGTCTggtttgatctgatctgatttggtTGTCATTGTTctatatatactgtcattgttgtactaaAATACTATCACAatcatcaaaaaaaaataatgaaatgATTAGAAAAACGAAAGGGACAacttaaatgaatgggtaaaagtgTTACATATTAAatgaactagcttttgagcccgttcaatgaACGGGCTGTTGTATAATGGTTATTTAGTTTATCTTTTTTAATTCTAATTTTATCGAGCTTGTGATTTTAGAGAGAATATATGTGATTTAAATAGAGgtaaattttgaaagttgaaataatatataaattaaatagtatattaatattgagtgttcaTCGGGAAGATGGAGGGGAAGATGTTGAATGAATAAATTGGTGAATTGATATTGTATGAGAAAGATGAAGTGAAAgagtcgattcgagttgtataatatatcaaacaaccaacaaaaaataaaataaaaaatcgaaTTGATGGAGGAAAAAatgggtgacacgtgtcatctaatcaaatgtgttgACACGTGacatctaatcaaatgtggttttactaggtatagactaggtatagatgggTAAAAATATGTATACGAAgtgttatacttcctccgtttcggaaatatcgcaccatggttgacttttactcatctaaccattactttgactcttaatgtttcaaatcgtgtgcaagtaaaaattataaaaaaattaatatttagaaaatatatatcgatacgaatctaacatgatccCACATGAttaaaatttccttacgtacgaattaaaaaaatatagccaaagtcgtagtgtgaatagtgtaaaaaacaaatggtgcgatatttccgtaACGGAGGAAGCATTAAGTATGGTCATCGTTTGCATAAATATTGTCAGTGTTATATTGAAATATTTCCATAGTTGTACTAATTATTGTCATTGTTGCCGATATTTTgtactttgtttgacttttcaacggGTTGAGTGAAAATACCATTTTACCCATGGGTATGGATGTTTTTGTCGCTGGTGACCAACGGCCTAGCCAACCTCCTTTAATGGGGGCATGGGGCTTCAAATTTGAGAAAGTATAACTCTATAATGACTTGTGTTCATGTGGATAAAATTGATACAAGTGACCCAAATGCAAtcatttttaatgtttttaatatAAGTATTAAAATGCAAATTAAGTTACGTTTCGTTTTTGGTACTGACATTAACTGTGTTGGTACTAAAGATATTGTATTTTCAGGTTTAACATTCCTCCTTCAAATATAgcataaataaatatatttgaAGCCCGTTCAATGAACGAGTTAGTTATTTGTACAACGAAGTTATGGGTTCATTAAAGTAAATGATATTTTGGTTCCCCCATAGAATAATTTAAAATGCCCCTATTAAGAATAAACTAATGTGTGGCCTGAGCGTTGCATCGGGTTTTACTTTTTGTAGgatttattttttgtaaatatgtgTCCATATAGGTGGTGTCGTTAACGGATTGGCATGGTGAAGCAAGATTAACGGCCGATTAACAACCTTCTAATCTAAGCCCCATATCtgaaaataaaaacaatgttGATTCCTTTTcttcatgattaattagttgattaTTATACTTGCATTAATGTTTCTCTTATGTACTCATGATTGTACTTCATTTCCCTAAGTTTTTTAAGCTTGAGATGGGAAGGGGGGAGGAATTTTacatttataagtttaataacttattcccttttttttttgttcatttttcttgaacttattaCTACTCTTTAAAAAGATTATATTTTGTACTTACATGGAAATA contains these protein-coding regions:
- the LOC110795482 gene encoding RNA-binding KH domain-containing protein RCF3 isoform X2; the encoded protein is MAGQRNNHDDTVYRYLCPATKIGSIIGRGGEIVKQLRVDTKSKIRIGETVPGSDERVVTIYSASDETNPFDEMDSQVCPSQDALFRVHERVIAEDSVADDEPEGNQLVTARLLVPSDQIGCIIGKGGQIVQTIRSDTGAQIRILKDDHLPACALSTDELLQISGEASVVKKALFQIASRLHDNPSRSQHMLTSALPPSLYPSAGSLMGAPGGAPIFAPIVGSYGGYKAERGDWPRSGYPSSREDSSMKDFSIRFVCPTGNIGGVIGKGGAIINQIRQETRAGIKVDSSSAEGDDCLITISSKEYFEDQVSPTIEAARRLQPRCSEKIERDSGIIAFTTRLLVPTSRIGCLIGRGGAIITEMRNITKANIRILSKEDLPKVAADDEEMVQISGDLDVAETALIHIASRLRANLFEKEGQVMLPVLPYVPLSPDDHDTMPYESRDSKRHGRGLSYSGGYGGSNDLPSVDHYGSYAGVQHTGGGSNYGVYGSSYSSGRSSSGLSGQTPGSRRRPYY
- the LOC110795482 gene encoding RNA-binding KH domain-containing protein RCF3 isoform X1, whose protein sequence is MAGQRNNHGKRAHSLDRSENGRNKRRSSGEDTFSIGTDDTVYRYLCPATKIGSIIGRGGEIVKQLRVDTKSKIRIGETVPGSDERVVTIYSASDETNPFDEMDSQVCPSQDALFRVHERVIAEDSVADDEPEGNQLVTARLLVPSDQIGCIIGKGGQIVQTIRSDTGAQIRILKDDHLPACALSTDELLQISGEASVVKKALFQIASRLHDNPSRSQHMLTSALPPSLYPSAGSLMGAPGGAPIFAPIVGSYGGYKAERGDWPRSGYPSSREDSSMKDFSIRFVCPTGNIGGVIGKGGAIINQIRQETRAGIKVDSSSAEGDDCLITISSKEYFEDQVSPTIEAARRLQPRCSEKIERDSGIIAFTTRLLVPTSRIGCLIGRGGAIITEMRNITKANIRILSKEDLPKVAADDEEMVQISGDLDVAETALIHIASRLRANLFEKEGQVMLPVLPYVPLSPDDHDTMPYESRDSKRHGRGLSYSGGYGGSNDLPSVDHYGSYAGVQHTGGGSNYGVYGSSYSSGRSSSGLSGQTPGSRRRPYY